A genomic stretch from Luteolibacter flavescens includes:
- the mscL gene encoding large conductance mechanosensitive channel protein MscL, whose amino-acid sequence MPSELPQNTMLKEFREFILKGNMLDLAVGVIIGASFGKVVTAFTDILLAAIGKVGGQPDFSGFKPEGFPIGVFLNSIISLLIVGFALFIVVKIYNTAKKRFEAPVAPAGPAELPADVKLLTEIRDLLKNKA is encoded by the coding sequence ATGCCATCCGAACTCCCTCAAAATACCATGCTCAAGGAATTCAGAGAATTCATCCTCAAAGGCAACATGCTCGACCTCGCGGTCGGCGTGATCATCGGCGCATCCTTCGGAAAAGTGGTCACCGCTTTCACCGACATCCTCCTCGCCGCGATCGGCAAGGTGGGAGGCCAGCCTGACTTCAGCGGCTTCAAGCCGGAAGGCTTCCCGATCGGCGTCTTCCTCAACTCGATCATCAGCCTGCTCATCGTCGGCTTCGCGCTCTTCATCGTGGTGAAGATTTACAACACCGCGAAGAAGCGCTTCGAGGCACCTGTCGCACCGGCAGGCCCCGCCGAGTTGCCCGCGGACGTGAAGCTCCTCACCGAGATCCGCGATCTGCTGAAGAACAAGGCTTGA
- a CDS encoding DUF4394 domain-containing protein, producing MKYRTLLTALLLATGMRAHAGITPAPTAEWLAGVSGTNVLVMFPSDDPFDVTKVKIKGLQKREKILAIDIRPFNGQLYALGSTSRLYTINWETGAATQVGTGPFTTLLNGRFFAFDFNPTVDRIRVMSDTGQNLRLHPDTAAVAGIDASLAYVADDPNFAAVPNVTACAYTNNDNDPETGTTLYSIDTNLDILVRQDNPNAGGLATQGPLGVDATEVSSFDIAGSNGVAYAAMVVKERGRKKFRATLYSIDLVTGAATSHGNIGGPWPLRSLTALGPATILAD from the coding sequence ATGAAATACCGTACCCTCCTGACTGCCCTCCTCCTCGCCACCGGCATGCGTGCCCACGCCGGCATCACTCCAGCCCCGACCGCGGAATGGCTCGCCGGCGTCTCGGGCACCAACGTGCTCGTCATGTTTCCCAGCGACGACCCCTTTGACGTGACGAAGGTCAAGATCAAGGGCCTCCAGAAGCGCGAGAAGATCCTCGCGATCGACATCCGCCCCTTCAATGGCCAGCTCTACGCGCTGGGCAGCACCAGCCGTCTCTACACGATCAACTGGGAAACCGGCGCTGCCACCCAGGTCGGCACCGGTCCCTTCACCACTCTGCTGAACGGCAGGTTCTTCGCCTTCGACTTCAATCCGACGGTGGACCGCATCCGCGTGATGAGCGACACCGGCCAAAACCTGCGCCTCCACCCGGATACCGCTGCGGTCGCCGGGATCGATGCCAGCCTCGCCTACGTCGCCGATGATCCGAACTTCGCCGCGGTGCCGAACGTGACGGCCTGCGCCTACACGAACAACGACAACGACCCGGAGACCGGCACGACGCTCTACAGCATCGATACCAATCTCGACATCCTGGTCCGCCAGGACAATCCGAACGCCGGCGGCCTGGCGACCCAGGGACCGCTGGGCGTGGACGCGACCGAGGTCTCCAGCTTCGACATCGCGGGCAGCAATGGCGTGGCCTACGCGGCAATGGTCGTGAAAGAGCGCGGCCGGAAGAAATTCCGCGCGACGCTTTACTCCATCGACCTCGTGACGGGAGCCGCTACCTCGCACGGGAATATCGGCGGACCATGGCCGCTGCGCTCGCTCACCGCGCTGGGACCGGCGACCATCCTCGCGGATTGA
- a CDS encoding ThuA domain-containing protein → MKSPAILAILGAFTLSAHAQQPKPLKVMLITGGCCHDYKTQTEILKKGLEERINVTVDQVHVDDGSTKPALPIYGNPDYAAGYDLVIHDECAADVKDVETVKGVLKPHIDGTPAVALHCAMHSYRVGEIHRKATKEDDKMWFDLLGLQSSRHGQQKPIEIKFTDTAHPVTKGAKDWTTVNEELYNNVDVHKTASPLATGKQDGEKDAVVVWTNLYGPKKTRVFATTIGHNNDTVGDARYLDLVAKGVLWATDKLDAQGRPKAGFGRQKK, encoded by the coding sequence ATGAAATCTCCCGCCATCCTTGCCATTCTCGGTGCCTTCACCCTCTCCGCCCACGCGCAGCAGCCCAAGCCCCTCAAGGTGATGCTGATCACCGGCGGCTGCTGCCACGACTACAAGACGCAGACGGAGATCCTGAAGAAGGGCTTGGAGGAGCGCATCAACGTGACCGTGGACCAGGTGCACGTGGATGACGGCAGCACGAAGCCCGCCCTGCCGATCTATGGCAATCCCGACTACGCCGCCGGCTACGACCTGGTCATCCATGACGAGTGCGCCGCGGACGTGAAGGACGTCGAAACCGTGAAGGGCGTGCTGAAGCCGCACATCGATGGCACCCCGGCCGTGGCACTCCACTGCGCGATGCACAGCTACCGCGTCGGCGAGATCCACAGGAAGGCCACGAAGGAAGACGACAAGATGTGGTTCGACCTCCTCGGCCTGCAGTCCAGCCGCCACGGCCAGCAGAAACCCATCGAGATCAAATTCACCGATACCGCCCACCCGGTCACGAAGGGAGCGAAGGACTGGACCACCGTCAACGAGGAGCTCTACAACAACGTGGACGTCCACAAGACCGCCTCCCCACTGGCGACGGGCAAGCAGGATGGCGAAAAAGATGCCGTGGTGGTGTGGACGAATCTCTACGGGCCGAAGAAGACCCGCGTCTTTGCCACGACCATCGGCCACAACAACGATACCGTGGGAGACGCGCGCTACCTCGATCTGGTGGCGAAGGGCGTGCTGTGGGCCACCGACAAGCTGGACGCCCAGGGTCGTCCGAAGGCGGGCTTCGGCAGGCAGAAGAAGTGA
- a CDS encoding GNAT family N-acetyltransferase: protein MALELLPATAAAIPRLSVICHEAFSALHDRCGVERDIPAPEVGEMIIGQVAQRPDYTGVMAVLDGEIVGSNFLFFGDEVGGVGPITVDPKVQSKGIGRALMQWAIDEARRREIRQVRLFQEAINITSFSLYTALGFDWRDTGVLMQATPAGEEDPDVRAITADDLPAIADLSRRSFGFSREVDAGQLIAWQVPGFVKLRGGKPVAYLFGTLFGHAGAETEEDLLALAAQAARHLPPPVAKFICPMSRPGLYRKALATGHRTGKLLSYMSLGGYTPPPGAHFPSIQC from the coding sequence ATGGCACTCGAACTCCTCCCCGCCACCGCCGCCGCGATTCCCCGGCTCTCCGTCATCTGCCACGAGGCATTCTCCGCCCTGCACGACCGCTGCGGCGTGGAGCGGGATATCCCCGCGCCGGAAGTCGGCGAGATGATCATCGGCCAAGTCGCGCAACGTCCCGACTACACCGGCGTCATGGCGGTGCTGGACGGGGAAATCGTCGGGTCGAATTTCCTCTTCTTCGGCGACGAGGTCGGAGGCGTCGGTCCCATCACTGTCGATCCCAAGGTGCAGTCGAAGGGCATCGGCCGCGCACTCATGCAGTGGGCGATCGACGAGGCGCGGCGGCGCGAGATCCGGCAGGTGCGGCTCTTCCAAGAAGCGATCAATATCACGTCCTTCTCGCTCTACACCGCGCTCGGCTTTGACTGGCGGGACACCGGCGTGCTGATGCAGGCGACTCCCGCGGGCGAGGAGGACCCGGACGTGCGAGCCATCACCGCGGATGACCTGCCCGCCATCGCCGATCTGTCGCGCCGCAGCTTCGGCTTCTCGCGCGAGGTGGATGCGGGGCAGTTGATCGCATGGCAGGTGCCCGGCTTCGTGAAGCTCCGTGGTGGAAAGCCGGTCGCGTATCTCTTCGGCACGCTCTTCGGCCATGCCGGTGCGGAGACGGAGGAAGACCTGCTCGCGCTCGCGGCGCAGGCCGCGCGACACCTGCCGCCGCCCGTGGCGAAGTTCATCTGCCCGATGTCCCGCCCCGGTCTCTACCGCAAGGCCCTCGCCACCGGACACCGCACCGGGAAGCTCCTCTCCTACATGTCCCTCGGTGGCTACACCCCGCCGCCCGGCGCGCATTTCCCATCGATCCAGTGCTAG
- a CDS encoding WD40 repeat domain-containing serine/threonine protein kinase, protein MTAPTPAPCPTCGEVMNGGPCPRCLFAVSFGPEVTSEESTPWTRIGNCDLHEEIGRGGMGVVYRAWQPGLDREVAVKVLRHARFAGPEERMRFHREAKAAARLKHPGIVAIHDIGEDEGVPWFSMEHLPGKNLEQLVREHPLAAEDAADLVRRVAEAVQHAHDHGVLHRDLKPSNILLDRNGMPRVTDFGIARIDGRGVEELTATGQVLGSPGYAAPEQAFGGEANARTDVYGLGALLYHLLTGRPPFQAPTLDAILMQLRDSEPLSPRQLNPTVARDLETICLKCLRKDSPQRYPWAKAVADDLARFLSGEPIRARPPTPAERAWRWGKRRPWTAVLVAACGILLTTLVFGSLAVARREHREERRVTLLAMSREARAERLGGSRARALAAITEAWQLKPSAELREEAIAALAMPGIRFLPKIGGEFPVPAALTVMDSSGKRRATVRSQPEANADFIEIQALADGAVLHRLEFPHRITCLDWSGELLVAGGREIRLLHVWDTITGQRLHRFSGHNADLEAVSFRPGGQEFVSIARDGMLRLWHAGLGEEIARLSGLPEHAGPVAWSEGGRVLKVRRSDGSAVDGFRFAWPLSVTIVGPGAAEPRSENLPTLHLDADGRHAVTVDETACRLWSLSEGRELARFPKTGTEWISAAFTPDALWLAGWNAGLRKIPLTPGDLKPSTPALSPGPLLVASSRDGSHLALTQNEQRPADDRMLLVSTSDLSTRNLPQMDPFCAAFSPDGKQLVTGSFRAAGATLHTLETGEHRTLDHTGLVLGARFSDDGRQLWLWGDHAVTRWDTATWKSQTIHAGQAPLALAISPDGHLAASATRRFVILHDARDLSQITRLEIPAAAGEAGMPTIAFSPDGSHLAIHVEDGGVISWDLPVLQAELARWGMEWKGPHAPDR, encoded by the coding sequence ATGACCGCCCCCACCCCCGCGCCATGCCCGACCTGCGGGGAGGTGATGAATGGCGGCCCATGCCCGCGGTGTCTCTTCGCCGTCTCATTCGGCCCGGAGGTCACGTCCGAGGAATCCACCCCGTGGACCCGCATCGGCAACTGCGACCTGCACGAGGAGATCGGCCGCGGCGGGATGGGCGTGGTGTATCGCGCGTGGCAGCCCGGCCTGGACCGCGAGGTGGCGGTGAAGGTGCTGCGGCACGCCCGCTTCGCCGGTCCCGAGGAGAGGATGCGCTTTCACCGCGAGGCGAAGGCCGCCGCCCGGCTGAAGCACCCCGGCATCGTGGCCATCCACGACATCGGCGAGGACGAGGGCGTGCCGTGGTTCAGCATGGAGCACCTGCCCGGGAAGAATCTCGAGCAACTCGTGCGCGAGCACCCGCTCGCCGCAGAGGATGCCGCGGACCTGGTGCGACGGGTGGCGGAGGCGGTGCAGCACGCGCACGACCATGGCGTGCTCCATCGCGACCTGAAGCCGTCGAACATCCTGCTCGACAGGAATGGCATGCCGCGCGTCACGGACTTCGGCATCGCGCGCATCGATGGACGCGGCGTGGAAGAACTCACCGCCACCGGGCAGGTGCTCGGTTCGCCCGGCTATGCGGCACCCGAGCAGGCCTTCGGCGGCGAGGCAAATGCCCGCACCGATGTCTATGGGCTGGGCGCGCTGCTCTATCACCTCCTCACCGGCCGCCCGCCCTTCCAGGCACCCACGCTGGATGCGATCCTGATGCAGCTCCGCGATAGCGAGCCGCTCTCGCCCCGGCAACTGAACCCCACCGTCGCCCGCGATCTGGAGACCATCTGCCTGAAGTGCCTGCGCAAGGACTCACCGCAGCGCTACCCTTGGGCAAAGGCGGTGGCCGACGATCTCGCGCGCTTCCTTTCCGGAGAGCCGATCCGCGCACGCCCACCCACCCCTGCCGAGCGGGCCTGGCGCTGGGGGAAGCGCCGCCCGTGGACCGCCGTGCTGGTCGCGGCCTGCGGGATCCTGCTGACCACCCTTGTCTTCGGCTCGCTGGCCGTGGCGCGCCGCGAGCACCGCGAGGAAAGGCGCGTCACGCTGCTGGCCATGTCGCGCGAGGCCCGGGCGGAGCGCCTCGGTGGATCGCGTGCCCGGGCGCTCGCAGCCATCACAGAGGCTTGGCAACTGAAGCCGTCCGCGGAGTTGCGCGAGGAAGCGATCGCCGCACTCGCCATGCCGGGCATCCGCTTCCTGCCAAAGATCGGCGGAGAGTTCCCCGTCCCTGCCGCCCTCACGGTAATGGACAGCTCCGGAAAACGCCGCGCCACGGTGCGGTCGCAGCCCGAGGCAAATGCGGACTTCATCGAGATCCAGGCGCTCGCCGATGGCGCGGTGCTGCACCGGCTGGAGTTCCCCCACCGGATCACATGTCTCGATTGGTCCGGCGAGTTGCTCGTGGCAGGAGGCAGGGAGATCCGCCTGCTGCACGTATGGGACACCATCACGGGCCAGCGCCTGCATCGCTTCAGCGGTCACAATGCCGACCTCGAAGCCGTCTCGTTCCGCCCCGGCGGCCAGGAATTCGTGAGCATCGCGCGCGACGGGATGCTGCGGCTGTGGCACGCCGGGCTGGGTGAGGAGATCGCGCGGCTGAGCGGGCTGCCCGAACACGCCGGGCCGGTCGCGTGGTCGGAAGGCGGCCGCGTGCTGAAGGTGCGCCGCTCGGATGGCAGCGCGGTCGATGGCTTCCGCTTCGCGTGGCCGCTCTCGGTGACCATCGTCGGCCCCGGTGCGGCGGAGCCCCGTTCGGAGAATCTGCCGACCCTGCATCTCGATGCCGACGGACGCCACGCGGTGACGGTGGACGAGACCGCCTGCCGCCTGTGGTCGCTCTCCGAGGGACGCGAGCTGGCCCGCTTTCCAAAGACCGGCACGGAGTGGATCTCCGCTGCCTTCACGCCGGACGCGCTGTGGCTCGCGGGATGGAATGCCGGCCTGCGGAAGATCCCGCTCACACCGGGCGACCTGAAGCCGAGCACGCCTGCGCTCTCTCCCGGCCCGCTGCTGGTCGCCTCGTCCCGGGACGGCAGTCATCTCGCTCTCACGCAAAACGAGCAGCGCCCCGCGGATGACCGCATGCTGCTCGTCTCCACCTCCGACCTCTCCACCCGGAATCTGCCGCAGATGGATCCTTTCTGCGCGGCCTTCTCACCGGATGGAAAGCAGCTCGTCACCGGCAGCTTCCGCGCTGCCGGGGCGACGCTCCACACCTTGGAAACCGGCGAGCACCGGACGCTCGATCACACCGGCCTGGTGCTGGGAGCCCGCTTCTCCGATGACGGTCGCCAACTCTGGCTGTGGGGCGATCACGCGGTGACGCGCTGGGACACCGCGACGTGGAAGTCGCAGACCATCCATGCCGGTCAGGCCCCGCTCGCCCTGGCGATCTCGCCGGATGGCCATCTCGCCGCGAGCGCCACCCGGCGTTTCGTGATCCTCCACGACGCGCGCGATCTCTCGCAGATCACGCGGCTCGAGATTCCCGCCGCCGCAGGCGAGGCAGGCATGCCGACCATCGCCTTCAGCCCGGACGGCAGCCACCTCGCCATCCACGTCGAGGACGGCGGAGTGATCTCCTGGGACCTGCCCGTGCTCCAAGCGGAACTCGCGAGGTGGGGCATGGAATGGAAGGGCCCGCATGCTCCGGACCGGTGA
- a CDS encoding RNA polymerase sigma factor, producing the protein MISFVAWWQRPMPMASDDIPPPARFATTRWTVLGNAGEASHRDQAWDHFCRAYWFPVYAYIRRRGEGPDESSDLTQAFFAKLIEQDWLSRVERRDTRFSTLLITVLKNFLIKRHHRDHAQKRGGGEQPVPLDLADAERWFGLEPSMQETPESLFEKRWAHAVMEAALARLRAECEAAGRAKAFEALGPFLSREPGAGDYETAGARLGIQPRSVAVAVHRLRADFRAMVREEVAAGLRDEEMVDEEMRALAAALGG; encoded by the coding sequence GTGATTTCTTTCGTGGCATGGTGGCAGCGCCCTATGCCGATGGCGTCCGATGACATCCCGCCTCCCGCGCGTTTTGCCACGACGCGATGGACGGTGCTGGGAAATGCCGGGGAGGCATCGCACCGGGACCAGGCATGGGATCACTTCTGCCGCGCCTACTGGTTCCCCGTCTATGCCTACATCCGCCGCCGCGGGGAGGGCCCGGACGAGTCGAGCGACCTGACGCAGGCTTTCTTTGCAAAGCTGATCGAGCAGGACTGGCTCTCCCGCGTCGAGCGGCGGGACACGCGCTTCAGCACGCTGCTGATCACCGTGCTGAAGAACTTCCTGATCAAGCGCCACCACCGGGACCACGCGCAGAAGCGCGGCGGCGGCGAGCAACCGGTCCCGCTGGACCTGGCTGATGCCGAGCGGTGGTTCGGCCTGGAGCCGTCGATGCAGGAGACGCCGGAAAGCCTCTTCGAGAAGCGCTGGGCGCACGCAGTGATGGAGGCGGCGCTGGCCCGGCTACGGGCAGAGTGCGAGGCGGCGGGACGGGCAAAGGCATTCGAAGCGCTCGGCCCCTTCCTCTCGCGGGAGCCGGGCGCGGGCGACTACGAGACCGCCGGGGCGCGGCTGGGCATCCAGCCCCGCAGCGTGGCCGTGGCGGTGCACCGGCTGCGCGCCGACTTCCGGGCGATGGTGCGCGAGGAGGTCGCCGCCGGACTGCGGGACGAGGAGATGGTGGACGAGGAAATGCGAGCCTTGGCCGCGGCGCTCGGGGGCTGA
- a CDS encoding PQQ-dependent sugar dehydrogenase → MRPAVSLSLALLASVPSASAADIESTFFAENLRDPMELAVAPDGDIFVVEREGRILRVRPSTGGVFVIGEIAVTALRETDKDTPWAREDGLMGLTLDPKFAENHRLYLYYSHPEKMLNRLSRFELKSGVLDPASEKVLLDVASDRRDRVCHHGGSLAFGPDGLLYLSTGDNTNPFESDGVAPIDDRDGRDHANAMRSAGNTNDLRGKILRIRPTEDGYEIPQGNLFPPGTDKTRPEIYVMGCRNPFRISIDPKTNVLYWGEVGPDASNPGPKGPQGHDEVNQAKKAGNFGWPFVIADNKPYPIVDFTTGKPGAMTDPAAPKNPGKHNTGLVDLPPAQKAFIWYPYGDSPEFPVMGSGGRNAMAGPVFYHDPGRKYNLLGKEDDHTLLTYDWMRSKIWKAKLGEGEKLEKLEPLIDGLKHPMDLEAAADGTLWLLEYGTDWYFNRDGRIRRLRPADGNKPPVVTVKADGPVFHATASDPDGDEVTIDWWLTEGAGETRLGGGPSISPSRPGTELRAVATDAKGAVSVARIPLVAEQSLPALEFDLTAKPDKLGFGEELAFSVKGAGDPAKLVVRARYIPPTGHDAGGPQFTSEIEKLVTAKLCLACHQVDKPSVGPAYLDVAMKYRGESDAAAKLQGKLKTGGGGVWGEVPMPPQIAVNDAEGETLVRAILGLAEGMAETRGTAQGKLALAPAPANAAAGGAWEITAEAPGHTAARIRVAAK, encoded by the coding sequence ATGCGCCCCGCCGTTTCCCTATCCCTCGCCCTGCTCGCGTCCGTCCCGTCGGCATCCGCCGCAGATATCGAAAGCACCTTTTTCGCGGAAAACCTGCGCGACCCGATGGAGCTGGCCGTGGCACCGGACGGTGACATTTTCGTGGTGGAGCGCGAGGGCCGCATCCTGCGCGTGCGCCCGTCCACCGGCGGTGTCTTCGTGATCGGGGAGATCGCGGTGACGGCCCTGCGCGAGACGGACAAGGACACGCCGTGGGCCCGTGAGGACGGCTTGATGGGGCTGACGCTCGATCCGAAATTCGCGGAGAACCACCGGCTCTACCTCTACTACAGCCACCCGGAAAAGATGCTGAACCGCCTCTCGCGCTTCGAGCTGAAGAGCGGCGTGCTCGATCCCGCGTCGGAGAAGGTGCTGCTCGACGTCGCCTCGGACCGCCGCGACCGCGTCTGCCACCATGGCGGGTCGCTGGCCTTCGGTCCGGACGGCCTGCTCTACCTGAGCACCGGGGACAATACGAACCCCTTCGAGAGCGACGGCGTGGCTCCCATCGATGACCGGGACGGCCGCGACCACGCGAATGCGATGCGCAGCGCGGGCAATACGAATGACCTGCGCGGGAAGATCCTCCGCATCCGCCCGACCGAGGATGGCTACGAGATCCCGCAGGGGAATCTCTTCCCGCCCGGCACGGACAAGACCCGCCCGGAGATCTACGTGATGGGCTGCCGGAATCCCTTCCGCATCTCCATCGATCCGAAGACAAACGTCCTCTACTGGGGCGAGGTGGGGCCGGATGCCAGCAATCCCGGGCCGAAGGGTCCGCAGGGCCACGACGAGGTGAACCAGGCGAAGAAGGCGGGCAACTTCGGCTGGCCCTTCGTGATCGCGGACAACAAGCCCTACCCGATCGTCGACTTCACCACCGGCAAGCCCGGCGCGATGACCGATCCCGCCGCGCCGAAGAATCCCGGCAAGCACAACACCGGATTGGTGGACCTGCCGCCGGCGCAGAAGGCCTTCATCTGGTATCCCTATGGCGACAGCCCGGAATTCCCCGTGATGGGCAGCGGCGGCCGCAATGCGATGGCGGGGCCTGTCTTCTACCATGACCCCGGCAGGAAGTACAACCTGCTCGGCAAGGAGGACGATCACACGCTGCTGACTTACGACTGGATGCGCAGCAAGATCTGGAAGGCGAAGCTGGGCGAGGGGGAGAAGCTTGAAAAGCTGGAGCCGCTCATCGACGGGCTGAAGCACCCCATGGACCTGGAGGCTGCCGCTGATGGCACGCTGTGGCTGCTGGAGTACGGCACGGACTGGTATTTCAACAGGGACGGCCGCATCCGCCGCCTGCGTCCCGCCGATGGGAACAAGCCGCCGGTGGTGACGGTGAAGGCGGACGGTCCGGTCTTCCACGCCACGGCCAGCGACCCTGACGGCGACGAGGTGACCATCGACTGGTGGCTCACCGAGGGTGCGGGGGAGACGCGTCTCGGCGGCGGTCCGTCGATCTCGCCATCGCGTCCCGGCACCGAGTTGCGCGCCGTGGCCACGGATGCAAAGGGTGCGGTCTCGGTCGCGCGCATCCCGCTGGTGGCGGAGCAATCGCTGCCCGCGCTGGAATTCGATCTCACCGCGAAGCCGGACAAGCTCGGCTTCGGCGAGGAGTTGGCCTTCTCGGTGAAGGGAGCGGGAGATCCGGCGAAGCTCGTCGTCCGCGCCCGCTACATCCCGCCGACCGGCCATGATGCGGGCGGACCGCAATTCACCTCGGAAATCGAGAAGCTGGTCACCGCGAAGCTCTGCCTCGCCTGCCATCAGGTGGACAAGCCCTCGGTCGGCCCGGCCTATCTCGACGTCGCGATGAAATACCGTGGCGAGTCCGATGCGGCGGCGAAGCTCCAAGGCAAGCTGAAGACCGGCGGCGGAGGCGTGTGGGGCGAGGTCCCGATGCCCCCGCAGATCGCGGTCAACGATGCGGAGGGAGAGACCCTGGTCCGTGCGATCCTCGGCCTCGCCGAGGGTATGGCGGAGACGCGTGGCACGGCGCAGGGCAAGCTCGCCCTCGCCCCGGCCCCGGCCAACGCGGCTGCGGGCGGTGCCTGGGAAATCACCGCCGAGGCACCCGGTCACACCGCGGCGCGGATTCGCGTGGCAGCGAAGTGA
- a CDS encoding BPL-N domain-containing protein, producing the protein MKRLARLLISCGGIFLLTCARGEVEFLVLDSGRPGPVALIHAPEEGAGSHVLRQLRCDPPERGRLVLARPHDRGEVGWEKAPGIAALKERFGDARVLVFRKDEDTHAYDPQFRGDTVQGGGEEAVAMLNALRSMTGVKGKDWRALPAESGARETVVTTNARIEMGAGLRPALQERELRAAAHTFLRHLDMTDELAGGLRIFPDEKEGQIRVAVFDDMGAQNSIGREPAWLRSRLSKDAALRVELVGVPEILQGALDHADVLVMGGGKASLESQALGKEGRALVVDFVRQGGGYVGICAGAFLGSTSTGKFEYLGLLPVTTGGTALECVTPLKWRAGALGEAERVEKADLHGGPTFRIMEKGAGKIDVWASFTRNETHAERGEYKLEGTPAVISGLHGEGRVVLTSTHCERSPSPSTHFTGMVRWAGEQAAVPVE; encoded by the coding sequence ATGAAACGACTCGCCCGTTTGCTGATATCCTGTGGAGGGATCTTCCTCCTGACCTGCGCCCGCGGTGAGGTGGAGTTTCTGGTGCTCGACTCCGGCCGCCCCGGACCTGTCGCCCTGATCCACGCGCCCGAGGAGGGCGCGGGCTCCCACGTGCTGCGGCAGCTCCGGTGCGATCCGCCGGAGCGGGGTCGTCTGGTGCTCGCGCGCCCGCACGACCGCGGGGAGGTGGGATGGGAGAAGGCACCGGGGATTGCTGCGTTGAAGGAGCGCTTCGGCGACGCCCGGGTGCTGGTTTTCCGGAAGGACGAGGACACCCATGCCTACGATCCGCAGTTCCGCGGGGATACCGTGCAGGGCGGCGGAGAAGAGGCGGTGGCGATGCTGAATGCGCTCCGCTCCATGACCGGCGTGAAGGGCAAGGACTGGCGGGCCTTGCCTGCGGAGAGCGGTGCCCGCGAGACCGTGGTCACGACGAATGCCCGCATCGAGATGGGCGCGGGCCTGCGACCGGCCCTTCAAGAGCGCGAGCTGCGGGCCGCCGCGCACACCTTTCTCCGTCACCTCGACATGACGGACGAGTTAGCGGGCGGCCTGAGGATTTTCCCGGATGAGAAAGAAGGGCAGATCCGGGTGGCGGTATTCGATGACATGGGCGCGCAGAATTCCATCGGCCGCGAACCGGCGTGGTTGCGGTCGAGGCTTTCGAAAGATGCCGCGCTGCGCGTGGAGCTGGTGGGCGTGCCGGAGATCCTGCAGGGCGCGCTGGACCATGCGGACGTGCTGGTGATGGGCGGGGGCAAGGCGAGCCTGGAATCGCAGGCACTCGGCAAGGAAGGCCGTGCCCTCGTGGTGGATTTCGTCCGGCAGGGCGGGGGATATGTCGGCATCTGCGCGGGGGCCTTTCTCGGCAGCACATCCACCGGGAAATTCGAATATCTCGGCCTGCTCCCGGTGACGACCGGCGGCACCGCCCTGGAGTGCGTGACGCCGCTGAAGTGGCGCGCCGGGGCGCTCGGCGAGGCGGAGCGCGTGGAAAAGGCCGACCTGCATGGCGGCCCGACCTTCCGCATCATGGAAAAGGGAGCCGGGAAGATCGACGTCTGGGCCAGCTTCACGCGCAACGAGACCCACGCGGAACGGGGCGAATACAAGCTGGAGGGCACGCCCGCGGTCATCTCCGGCCTTCATGGGGAGGGCAGGGTGGTCCTCACCAGCACGCACTGCGAGCGCTCGCCCAGCCCTTCCACGCACTTCACGGGCATGGTTCGCTGGGCCGGAGAGCAGGCCGCGGTGCCTGTGGAATGA